A single window of Desulfotomaculum sp. DNA harbors:
- the abc-f gene encoding ABC-F type ribosomal protection protein: MSLITFTNLTFSYEGGCENIFENVSFQIDTDWKLGFTGRNGRGKTTFLNLLMRRFDYSGSISSSVSFEYFPYEVKDELMDTAEVINTIISGCQDWQLIRELNLLEVSDDVLYRPFYTLSNGEQTKVLLAVLFLKENRFLLIDEPTNHLDMNGQRIVSEYLRSKCGFILVSHDRAFLDNCIDHILSINRTNIEIQKGNFSSWWHNKQLRDNLEIARNDALKRDIKRLETSARRVSDWSDRVERSKKGERLFGIKPDKGYIGHKSAKMMKRSKVIESRVQTAIEEKSALLKNIETASSLKIHPLRYHTGRMVYLGDISIIFGERKICEGISFSIQSGDRIALCGKNGSGKSSIAKLILGEPIPYQGIIRKGSRLKISYVSQDASGLVGNLTDYARESGIDETLFKTILRKLDFSRGMFDMDISDFSDGQKKKVIIVRSLCESAHLYIWDEPLNYIDVISRMQIEDLLGYYKPTLLFIEHDRAFCDSIATKTILL; this comes from the coding sequence ATGTCACTCATAACTTTCACCAACCTTACATTCAGCTATGAAGGCGGATGTGAAAACATTTTCGAAAATGTCAGTTTTCAGATCGATACTGACTGGAAGCTTGGTTTTACCGGAAGAAACGGCCGTGGAAAGACCACTTTTCTGAATCTGCTGATGAGGAGATTCGATTATAGCGGCAGTATATCATCGAGTGTGTCCTTTGAATATTTTCCATACGAAGTGAAGGATGAGCTGATGGATACGGCCGAAGTCATTAATACAATTATCAGCGGCTGTCAGGATTGGCAGCTGATCAGGGAACTGAATTTGCTGGAAGTATCGGACGACGTGCTTTATCGTCCGTTTTATACGCTTTCTAACGGCGAGCAGACCAAGGTACTTCTTGCTGTTTTGTTCCTGAAGGAAAATAGATTTTTGCTTATAGATGAACCTACCAATCATCTGGATATGAACGGCCAAAGAATCGTTAGCGAATACTTGCGCAGCAAGTGTGGATTCATACTGGTTTCTCACGACCGGGCATTTCTGGACAACTGCATAGATCATATTCTATCGATCAATCGGACCAATATCGAGATTCAAAAAGGAAATTTCTCTTCATGGTGGCACAATAAGCAGCTCCGGGACAATCTGGAAATTGCCAGGAATGACGCCTTAAAAAGGGACATTAAAAGGCTTGAAACTTCTGCCAGGCGCGTTTCTGACTGGTCTGACCGGGTAGAAAGATCCAAAAAAGGCGAACGTCTTTTCGGAATCAAGCCCGATAAGGGTTACATTGGGCATAAATCCGCCAAAATGATGAAGCGCTCCAAGGTAATTGAAAGCAGGGTTCAGACTGCCATCGAAGAAAAATCAGCGCTGCTGAAAAATATAGAAACAGCCTCATCCTTAAAGATCCATCCTTTGAGATATCATACCGGTAGAATGGTATACCTGGGGGATATCAGCATCATCTTCGGAGAACGTAAAATATGCGAAGGGATCAGTTTCAGTATTCAATCAGGGGACAGAATTGCTTTGTGTGGGAAAAACGGTTCCGGCAAATCAAGCATTGCCAAGCTTATCCTGGGTGAACCCATTCCATATCAAGGCATAATAAGAAAAGGGAGCAGATTGAAGATCTCTTATGTCAGTCAAGACGCTTCGGGTCTGGTGGGTAACCTCACTGATTACGCCAGAGAATCAGGTATTGATGAAACTCTGTTTAAAACCATACTTCGCAAGCTCGATTTTTCAAGAGGCATGTTCGACATGGACATCAGTGATTTCAGCGATGGACAGAAGAAAAAGGTCATAATTGTCCGAAGTCTATGCGAATCAGCCCATCTGTACATTTGGGATGAGCCGCTCAACTACATTGACGTCATATCCAGAATGCAAATCGAAGATCTGCTCGGATACTATAAGCCGACTCTTCTATTTATTGAACATGACCGTGCTTTTTGTGATAGCATTGCAACAAAAACAATATTACTGTAA
- a CDS encoding class 3 fructose-bisphosphatase (class 3; catalyzes the formation of fructose 6-phosphate from fructose-1,6-bisphosphate), whose product MEGCTLDNFTTKELIEHQDYLELLSKKFPTISQAASEVINLKSILNLPKGTEHFLTDLHGEYEAFDHVMRNASGVVKRKINDVLGKTLSKNDINELASLIYYPEDKLHLVKEREINLSDWYEVTIYRLIQVCRDASSKYTRSKVRKALPPEFAYIIQELLHEDEYRFNKKEYYNKIIDTIVGLDMADDFIINISAVIQRLTIDHLHIVGDVYDRGPGPHFIMDTLMKHHSMDIQWGNHDVLWMGAATGNRSCIANVVRICLRYANMDILEEGYGINLFPLATFAMDAYKDDECIQFKPKMSSSDTVPDSSFDLLAKMHKAISMIQFKLEHELILNHPEYEMNNRLLLDKINYEENTINVDGVVYKLNDQSFPTVDPNEPWKLTEEEKSVINKLRYTFMKSEKLQEHIRFMYAKGSMYLKYNSNLLFHASIPMNPDGTFKKIRLNGVESSGKYLLDNLELWSREAYFGRENKESSTDILWYLWCHHDSPLFGKDKMATFERYFIDDKTPHKEHYTPYYTLVDDEKVARMILAEFGLDPDDGHIVNGHVPVKAKKGESPIKANNKLLVIDGGFARAYQRETGIAGYTLIYNSYGLMLAKHEPFESREKSVNEGTDMHSELSTVEKVVDRKKIADTDNGQDLKKQIYYLEMLLSAFRTGVIKEKL is encoded by the coding sequence ATGGAGGGTTGTACTTTGGATAATTTTACTACAAAAGAGCTGATTGAGCATCAGGATTATCTTGAGCTCCTGTCTAAAAAATTCCCCACTATATCACAGGCGGCGTCCGAGGTCATCAACCTCAAATCCATTTTGAATCTCCCCAAAGGCACCGAGCACTTCCTTACCGATCTTCATGGAGAATACGAAGCATTTGACCATGTAATGAGAAACGCATCGGGCGTTGTAAAAAGAAAAATCAATGATGTGCTGGGAAAGACACTTTCTAAAAACGATATCAATGAGCTTGCGTCACTTATCTATTACCCTGAAGATAAACTTCACCTGGTTAAAGAGAGGGAGATTAACCTTTCCGACTGGTATGAGGTCACCATTTACAGGCTGATCCAGGTGTGCAGGGACGCTTCGTCAAAGTATACCCGTTCCAAGGTCAGAAAAGCGCTTCCTCCGGAATTTGCCTACATCATTCAGGAGCTGCTTCATGAGGATGAGTACCGGTTCAACAAAAAAGAATACTACAATAAAATCATTGATACTATTGTCGGGCTGGATATGGCGGACGACTTTATTATCAATATCTCCGCCGTGATCCAGAGACTCACCATCGATCATCTGCACATAGTCGGTGATGTTTACGACAGGGGACCAGGGCCTCATTTCATCATGGATACACTGATGAAACATCATTCCATGGATATTCAGTGGGGAAACCACGACGTTCTCTGGATGGGCGCAGCTACGGGCAACCGTTCCTGTATTGCCAACGTAGTCCGTATCTGCCTGAGATACGCCAACATGGATATCCTGGAAGAAGGCTATGGGATTAATCTGTTTCCCCTGGCTACATTTGCAATGGATGCTTATAAGGATGATGAATGCATCCAATTTAAACCAAAAATGAGCTCCAGTGATACCGTGCCGGATTCGAGTTTTGATCTTCTTGCCAAAATGCATAAGGCGATCTCTATGATCCAGTTCAAACTCGAGCATGAACTTATTTTAAACCACCCCGAATATGAAATGAACAACCGATTACTTTTAGATAAAATCAATTATGAGGAAAACACCATCAACGTTGACGGCGTAGTATACAAACTGAATGACCAGAGCTTCCCGACCGTCGACCCCAACGAGCCCTGGAAGCTGACCGAAGAAGAAAAATCAGTAATCAACAAGCTCCGTTATACGTTTATGAAAAGTGAAAAGCTCCAGGAGCATATCCGGTTTATGTACGCCAAAGGCAGCATGTACCTGAAATACAACTCCAACCTGTTGTTCCATGCATCCATTCCCATGAATCCTGACGGGACCTTTAAGAAAATAAGACTCAATGGTGTGGAATCTTCAGGCAAGTATCTGCTGGATAATTTGGAGCTGTGGTCCCGGGAAGCCTATTTCGGCAGAGAAAACAAGGAAAGTTCTACAGATATTCTTTGGTATTTATGGTGTCACCATGATTCCCCGCTGTTCGGCAAGGACAAGATGGCAACTTTTGAAAGGTATTTCATTGATGACAAAACTCCGCACAAGGAACACTATACCCCTTATTATACCTTGGTCGATGATGAAAAGGTTGCCAGGATGATTCTTGCCGAGTTTGGGCTTGATCCGGACGATGGACATATCGTTAATGGACATGTGCCTGTGAAGGCTAAAAAAGGGGAGAGTCCAATAAAAGCCAACAACAAACTGCTGGTTATTGACGGTGGATTTGCGAGAGCCTATCAAAGAGAAACGGGGATAGCCGGTTATACTTTGATCTATAATTCCTACGGTCTGATGCTGGCAAAGCATGAACCTTTCGAATCCAGAGAAAAATCGGTAAATGAAGGAACGGATATGCACTCTGAATTAAGCACTGTTGAGAAGGTTGTTGACCGGAAGAAGATAGCTGATACCGATAATGGCCAGGATTTGAAAAAACAAATCTATTATCTTGAGATGCTCTTAAGCGCTTTCCGTACAGGTGTGATCAAAGAAAAATTATAA
- the fba gene encoding fructose-1,6-bisphosphate aldolase, class II: protein MPLVTSTEMFKKVYGKCAVGAFNVNNMEIIQGIVDAAKEEQAPLILQVSAGARKYAKHIYLMKLVEAAVEDSGLSICLHLDHGEDFEICKSCVDGGFTSVMIDGSKLPFAENIALTKKVVEYAHANGVTVEAELGRLAGVEDDVNVSAKDSSYTDPDQAIEFVRKTGCDSLAVAIGTSHGAYKFKGEAKLDFARLEKIAALLPGYPLVLHGASTVLPEFVVKCNQYGGEIKGAQGVPEEMLRKAGTMGVCKINIDTDLRLAMTASIREHFALNPADFDPRQYLRPAREAIINMVKHKIRNVLNCSNQL from the coding sequence ATGCCGCTGGTAACTTCAACTGAAATGTTTAAAAAAGTCTATGGGAAATGTGCCGTCGGAGCGTTTAATGTCAACAACATGGAAATCATCCAGGGAATTGTTGATGCGGCCAAGGAAGAACAAGCCCCTTTGATTTTGCAGGTTTCGGCCGGAGCCAGGAAATACGCCAAACATATTTACTTGATGAAACTGGTAGAGGCTGCCGTAGAGGACAGCGGTTTGTCAATTTGTCTGCACCTGGATCACGGGGAGGATTTCGAGATTTGCAAGTCCTGTGTTGACGGCGGTTTTACCTCGGTGATGATCGATGGTTCAAAGCTGCCTTTTGCAGAAAATATTGCCCTGACTAAAAAAGTTGTCGAGTATGCGCATGCCAATGGTGTAACGGTAGAAGCCGAGTTAGGACGGCTGGCCGGTGTCGAGGATGATGTGAATGTCAGCGCCAAGGATTCCAGCTACACTGATCCTGACCAAGCCATTGAATTTGTCCGGAAAACTGGCTGCGATTCCCTTGCCGTCGCGATTGGCACCAGTCACGGAGCCTATAAGTTCAAGGGGGAAGCCAAGCTTGATTTCGCCCGCCTGGAAAAAATCGCCGCTCTGCTTCCCGGCTATCCCCTGGTTTTGCATGGCGCCTCCACCGTGCTGCCGGAATTTGTGGTCAAATGCAATCAATACGGGGGAGAGATTAAGGGAGCCCAGGGCGTTCCCGAAGAGATGCTCAGAAAGGCCGGAACTATGGGAGTATGCAAAATAAATATTGATACCGATCTCCGCCTGGCCATGACGGCTTCCATCCGGGAGCATTTTGCTTTAAACCCTGCTGATTTTGATCCCCGTCAGTATCTCAGGCCAGCCAGGGAGGCCATTATAAACATGGTCAAGCACAAGATCAGGAACGTCTTAAACTGCAGCAACCAGCTCTAA